One window from the genome of Dyadobacter sp. CECT 9275 encodes:
- a CDS encoding gluconate:H+ symporter, which produces MPLLLTFVAILFLILLIAWLKIDTFISFLLVSVGLGLASGLDVATVSKAIQKGVGGTLGDLVLIVGFGAMLGKLVADSGAAQRITDALIGVFGKKYIQWGMALAGFVIGIPLFYNAGFVIVIPLIFMISATARLPLLYIGVPMLSALSVAHGYLPPHPSPAAIASQLHADLGQTLLYGLIVSIPAIAVAGPIFGSTLKRFQPKPDPDLFNVKPRPASELPGLGISALTALLPVFLLTTMSALKGYFPHSQLAALMAEPYFGMLISVLVAAYTLGLRRGMNMKAISKSMEEAFKGVSVILLIIAGAGVFKEIMTASGVSTFIAESLKDADISPLVLCWGIAAVIRICVGSATVAGLTTVGILAPLLSNTGVPSELIVLAIGSGSLMFSHLNDGGFWLFKEYFNLSIKDTLLTWSVMETIVSIMGLLGVLVLNLFV; this is translated from the coding sequence ATGCCTTTACTATTGACCTTCGTTGCGATATTATTTTTAATTCTGCTGATTGCCTGGCTAAAAATTGACACTTTCATCTCCTTTCTGCTGGTGTCTGTGGGCCTGGGACTCGCAAGCGGGTTAGATGTAGCAACGGTCAGTAAAGCCATTCAGAAAGGTGTCGGCGGTACGTTGGGAGATCTGGTGCTGATCGTTGGCTTTGGAGCCATGCTGGGAAAACTGGTGGCGGACAGTGGTGCTGCCCAGCGTATCACGGACGCCCTGATAGGAGTATTTGGAAAAAAATATATTCAATGGGGCATGGCACTGGCTGGTTTTGTCATTGGAATCCCGCTTTTTTACAACGCAGGTTTTGTCATTGTCATACCGCTCATTTTTATGATCAGCGCCACCGCGAGGCTTCCGTTGTTGTATATCGGTGTACCCATGCTGTCAGCACTTTCGGTTGCGCACGGATACCTTCCTCCGCACCCCTCGCCTGCTGCCATCGCCAGCCAGCTGCATGCGGACCTTGGCCAAACCTTGTTATACGGTCTGATCGTGTCTATACCTGCCATAGCTGTTGCAGGCCCTATTTTCGGAAGTACGCTTAAACGCTTCCAGCCCAAGCCCGACCCTGATCTTTTCAACGTAAAACCACGTCCGGCCAGCGAACTTCCGGGTCTCGGAATCAGCGCACTTACAGCGCTCCTTCCTGTATTTTTACTGACGACAATGTCTGCACTAAAGGGATATTTTCCTCATAGCCAGCTGGCAGCACTCATGGCCGAACCTTACTTTGGCATGCTCATATCTGTTCTGGTAGCAGCCTATACGCTCGGCCTCCGGCGGGGAATGAATATGAAGGCTATCAGTAAGTCAATGGAAGAAGCCTTTAAAGGCGTATCGGTCATATTACTGATTATTGCAGGGGCCGGCGTTTTCAAAGAAATTATGACGGCCAGCGGTGTGAGTACCTTCATTGCTGAAAGCCTGAAAGATGCGGACATATCTCCTCTGGTACTATGCTGGGGAATTGCCGCGGTCATCAGGATCTGCGTGGGGTCAGCAACGGTTGCTGGTTTAACCACGGTAGGTATCCTTGCGCCGCTGCTCAGCAACACAGGAGTACCCTCCGAACTCATCGTTCTGGCCATTGGCTCAGGCAGCCTGATGTTCTCGCACCTTAACGATGGAGGCTTCTGGCTTTTCAAGGAATATTTCAATCTCAGCATTAAAGATACCCTGCTTACCTGGTCGGTAATGGAAACAATTGTCTCCATTATGGGCTTACTGGGAGTTTTAGTACTAAATTTGTTTGTCTGA